One genomic region from Drosophila subpulchrella strain 33 F10 #4 breed RU33 chromosome 2R, RU_Dsub_v1.1 Primary Assembly, whole genome shotgun sequence encodes:
- the LOC119550673 gene encoding tudor domain-containing protein 5 isoform X2: MEDRGMLGLVKKVVHSLVVSSPGRMTIEKLMRDYRAEEGCNVPYLKLGFNDAEAFLRSIPDTVKVMGHGPMALITAVTTDKSAHIQKLVNGQKKPSARSRNRHKPKYCYASARSDLVFINESARKMSPRYIPPRTYQPPVNYHMPISYPNYNRLLYPGHKPIIVYENINAMICAGQQQTTPRPQPHTFTQKAKPEQWKISNQTQNVSKPEPLKEQKRQPQTISRPQTPVEIKQQNPPQELEKETDKLVEAFKNLSVDASPTGYQDNQEYEIYETDEEKLVKDPFSSEEEEQAPIPVIEIEDSEEEDEAVVLDFEPVSEPKPNPLSTSTKLEVIAKSQAPQQQFYESSDDGDEENAIPAYAVDDRVLGLDYPMDTVRFNFKLPERDIKAIIELEQRIEVQLVKVDNPHNFYFWIYNEEYDDYRALTSNMQMFYESRESEKYIMPLCLITTDHFCVVRHNHSGVWERAKVVRYRPNNTNMTIEVELVDTGHFMCVSHKDVKFLLKEFAVLPAQVLTGRLAFITQLTAPVWSAQAVKFFYNLSSYRRLYAQVEAIKNNTAYLVLIDPDKVPVINLNKSLIDSGWVLRSITA, from the exons ATGGAAGATCGCGGAATGTTGGGCCTTGTGAAGAAGGTGGTGCACTCGCTGGTGGTGTCCTCGCCTGGGAGGATGACAATCGAGAAGCTGATGCGCGATTATCGCGCAGAAGAAGGCTGCAATGTGCCCTACTTGAAACTGGGATTCAACGACGCCGAAGCCTTCCTCCGATCCATTCCAGATACGGTCAAG GTGATGGGCCACGGACCAATGGCCCTGATAACTGCAGTCACCACCGACAAATCGGCACACATACAGAAGTTAGTCAATGGCCAAAAGAAACCCAGCGCCAGGTCCCGAAATCGACATAAACCAAAGTATTGCTACGCCTCCGCGCGTTCCGACCTAGTCTTTATAAACGAAAGCGCGCGAAAGATGAGTCCCAGATACATACCGCCTCGGACCTATCAGCCACCCGTCAATTATCACATGCCCATTTCGTATCCCAACTACAATCGGCTGCTGTATCCCGGCCACAAACCGATTATTGTCTACGAAAATATCAATGCCATGATCTGCGCCGGACAGCAGCAG ACAACCCCAAGACCGCAACCGCATACCTTTACACAGAAAGCAAAACCAGAGCAGTGGAAAATTTCAAATCAGACGCAGAACGTTTCGAAACCGGAGCCCCTAAAAGAACAAAAGCGTCAGCCACAGACTATTTCAAGGCCTCAAACACCTGTTGAGATAAAGCAGCAGAATCCGCCTCAGGAATTGGAGAAAGAAACTGATAAACTAGTGGAAGCTTTCAAAAACCTATCTGTGGATGCTTCTCCCACTGGTTACCAAGATAATCAGGAGTACGAGATATACGAGACTGATGAGGAAAAATTGGTAAAAGACCCATTTAGCTCTGAAGAGGAGGAGCAGGCTCCTATACCTGTCATCGAAATTGAAGATTCAGAGGAGGAAGATGAGGCAGTGGTGCTCGATTTTGAGCCCGTTTCCGAACCAAAACCTAATCCCTTATCCACGTCCACAAAATTGGAGGTCATCGCCAAGTCCCAAGCACCTCAACAGCAATTCTATGAGTCTTCCGATGATGGGGACGAAGAAAATGCCATTCCTGCTTATGCTGTG gACGATCGAGTTTTAGGTCTTGACTATCCTATGGATACGGTTCGTTTTAATTTCAAGCTACCTGAGCGGGACATTAAAGCCATTATAGAGTTGGAGCAGCGCATTGAGGTGCAGTTGGTGAAGGTGGACAATCCACACAATTTCTACTTTTGGATATATAACGAAGAGTATGATGACTACAGGGCCTTGACCTCCAATATGCA AATGTTTTACGAAAGTCGTGAATCGGAAAAGTACATCATGCCGTTGTGTTTGATAACTACGGATCACTTTTGCGTCGTGCGCCACAACCACTCGGGTGTGTGGGAAAGAGCCAAGGTAGTGAGGTACCGACCAAATAACACCAATATGACTATCGAAGTGGAGCTGGTCGACACTGGGCACTTTATGTGTGTGAGTCACAAGGATGTCAAGTTTCTGTTGAAGGAATTTGCCGTGCTGCCGGCGCAGGTATTGACCGGTCGATTGGCCTTTATAACTCAGTTGACGGCACCAGTGTGGTCGGCACAGGCTGTCAAATTCTTCTATAATTTGTCTTCCTATCGCAGACTTTACGCCCAGGTCGAGGCTATAAAG AACAACACTGCCTATCTTGTACTAATTGATCCGGACAAAGTGCCCGTTATAAACTTGAATAAGTCGCTGATTGACTCCGGTTGGGTGCTTCGCAGCATCACGgcttaa
- the LOC119550673 gene encoding tudor domain-containing protein 5 isoform X1, with protein sequence MEDRGMLGLVKKVVHSLVVSSPGRMTIEKLMRDYRAEEGCNVPYLKLGFNDAEAFLRSIPDTVKVMGHGPMALITAVTTDKSAHIQKLVNGQKKPSARSRNRHKPKYCYASARSDLVFINESARKMSPRYIPPRTYQPPVNYHMPISYPNYNRLLYPGHKPIIVYENINAMICAGQQQVLYSYYTLQYYLYLLSMINPINAYAYPQTTPRPQPHTFTQKAKPEQWKISNQTQNVSKPEPLKEQKRQPQTISRPQTPVEIKQQNPPQELEKETDKLVEAFKNLSVDASPTGYQDNQEYEIYETDEEKLVKDPFSSEEEEQAPIPVIEIEDSEEEDEAVVLDFEPVSEPKPNPLSTSTKLEVIAKSQAPQQQFYESSDDGDEENAIPAYAVDDRVLGLDYPMDTVRFNFKLPERDIKAIIELEQRIEVQLVKVDNPHNFYFWIYNEEYDDYRALTSNMQMFYESRESEKYIMPLCLITTDHFCVVRHNHSGVWERAKVVRYRPNNTNMTIEVELVDTGHFMCVSHKDVKFLLKEFAVLPAQVLTGRLAFITQLTAPVWSAQAVKFFYNLSSYRRLYAQVEAIKNNTAYLVLIDPDKVPVINLNKSLIDSGWVLRSITA encoded by the exons ATGGAAGATCGCGGAATGTTGGGCCTTGTGAAGAAGGTGGTGCACTCGCTGGTGGTGTCCTCGCCTGGGAGGATGACAATCGAGAAGCTGATGCGCGATTATCGCGCAGAAGAAGGCTGCAATGTGCCCTACTTGAAACTGGGATTCAACGACGCCGAAGCCTTCCTCCGATCCATTCCAGATACGGTCAAG GTGATGGGCCACGGACCAATGGCCCTGATAACTGCAGTCACCACCGACAAATCGGCACACATACAGAAGTTAGTCAATGGCCAAAAGAAACCCAGCGCCAGGTCCCGAAATCGACATAAACCAAAGTATTGCTACGCCTCCGCGCGTTCCGACCTAGTCTTTATAAACGAAAGCGCGCGAAAGATGAGTCCCAGATACATACCGCCTCGGACCTATCAGCCACCCGTCAATTATCACATGCCCATTTCGTATCCCAACTACAATCGGCTGCTGTATCCCGGCCACAAACCGATTATTGTCTACGAAAATATCAATGCCATGATCTGCGCCGGACAGCAGCAGGTGCTATATAGTTACTACACGCTGCAGTATTATCTGTATCTCCTGTCGATGATTAATCCAATTAATGCATATGCTTATCCGCAGACAACCCCAAGACCGCAACCGCATACCTTTACACAGAAAGCAAAACCAGAGCAGTGGAAAATTTCAAATCAGACGCAGAACGTTTCGAAACCGGAGCCCCTAAAAGAACAAAAGCGTCAGCCACAGACTATTTCAAGGCCTCAAACACCTGTTGAGATAAAGCAGCAGAATCCGCCTCAGGAATTGGAGAAAGAAACTGATAAACTAGTGGAAGCTTTCAAAAACCTATCTGTGGATGCTTCTCCCACTGGTTACCAAGATAATCAGGAGTACGAGATATACGAGACTGATGAGGAAAAATTGGTAAAAGACCCATTTAGCTCTGAAGAGGAGGAGCAGGCTCCTATACCTGTCATCGAAATTGAAGATTCAGAGGAGGAAGATGAGGCAGTGGTGCTCGATTTTGAGCCCGTTTCCGAACCAAAACCTAATCCCTTATCCACGTCCACAAAATTGGAGGTCATCGCCAAGTCCCAAGCACCTCAACAGCAATTCTATGAGTCTTCCGATGATGGGGACGAAGAAAATGCCATTCCTGCTTATGCTGTG gACGATCGAGTTTTAGGTCTTGACTATCCTATGGATACGGTTCGTTTTAATTTCAAGCTACCTGAGCGGGACATTAAAGCCATTATAGAGTTGGAGCAGCGCATTGAGGTGCAGTTGGTGAAGGTGGACAATCCACACAATTTCTACTTTTGGATATATAACGAAGAGTATGATGACTACAGGGCCTTGACCTCCAATATGCA AATGTTTTACGAAAGTCGTGAATCGGAAAAGTACATCATGCCGTTGTGTTTGATAACTACGGATCACTTTTGCGTCGTGCGCCACAACCACTCGGGTGTGTGGGAAAGAGCCAAGGTAGTGAGGTACCGACCAAATAACACCAATATGACTATCGAAGTGGAGCTGGTCGACACTGGGCACTTTATGTGTGTGAGTCACAAGGATGTCAAGTTTCTGTTGAAGGAATTTGCCGTGCTGCCGGCGCAGGTATTGACCGGTCGATTGGCCTTTATAACTCAGTTGACGGCACCAGTGTGGTCGGCACAGGCTGTCAAATTCTTCTATAATTTGTCTTCCTATCGCAGACTTTACGCCCAGGTCGAGGCTATAAAG AACAACACTGCCTATCTTGTACTAATTGATCCGGACAAAGTGCCCGTTATAAACTTGAATAAGTCGCTGATTGACTCCGGTTGGGTGCTTCGCAGCATCACGgcttaa